One genomic window of Clostridia bacterium includes the following:
- a CDS encoding DUF3795 domain-containing protein, whose amino-acid sequence MNTMIAYCGLDCEKCDAYIATVNDDWALREKTAKLWAELNNAPILPEHINCEGCRRDGKKTVYCQSLCPIRRCAVKKGVVTCGDCAELENCEKAAIVISNNSDALKNLKRIKGE is encoded by the coding sequence ATGAATACAATGATCGCATACTGCGGGCTTGACTGCGAAAAATGCGACGCATATATCGCAACGGTAAACGACGACTGGGCGCTGCGCGAAAAAACGGCGAAGCTGTGGGCAGAACTCAATAATGCGCCTATTCTGCCGGAGCATATAAACTGCGAAGGCTGCCGAAGGGACGGCAAAAAGACCGTGTACTGCCAAAGCCTCTGCCCGATACGCCGGTGCGCCGTTAAAAAAGGCGTTGTTACCTGCGGCGACTGCGCCGAGCTTGAAAATTGCGAAAAGGCCGCAATAGTCATTTCAAATAACAGCGACGCTCTTAAGAATTTAAAGAGGATAAAGGGCGAATAA
- a CDS encoding nicotinate phosphoribosyltransferase — MLSDFYEFTMSNGFFQGKMRDRTAYFDVFFRKNPDNGGFSIMAGLEQVIEYINNLKFTKEDIEYLRGKKMFNEEFLKYLENFKFTCDVWAVPEGTPIFPGEPILTVRGNVIEAQLLETMILLTLNHQSLIATKTNRIVRAAQGRSVMEFGARRAQGADAANYGTRAAYIGGASSSSNTIVDREYGVPASGTMAHSWVQLFDSEYEAFYEYARLYPSSCVLLVDTYNVLKSGIPNAIKVFNEVIVPSGNRPVGIRLDSGDITYLSRRARQMLDEAGFPDCKIVASNSLDEYVIRDMLLQGAQIDSFGVGERLITAKSDPVFGCVYKLVAAEDENGNIIPKIKISENVTKITTPHFKKLYRLFERGTDKAIADVVALHDEVIDDTKPYEVFDPAFTWKRKKIENYYAVELMTRIYDKGRLVYDMPSLKEIQQKCRCEVDKLWDEVKRFENPHNYYVDLSQKLWDIKDALIAKNKFVL, encoded by the coding sequence ATGCTCAGCGACTTTTACGAGTTTACGATGAGCAACGGCTTTTTCCAGGGGAAAATGCGTGACCGAACTGCATATTTCGACGTTTTTTTCAGAAAAAATCCCGACAACGGCGGTTTTTCGATAATGGCGGGTCTTGAGCAGGTAATAGAGTATATAAACAATCTCAAATTCACGAAAGAGGACATTGAATATCTGCGCGGCAAAAAGATGTTCAACGAGGAGTTTTTAAAGTATCTTGAAAACTTCAAGTTCACCTGCGACGTGTGGGCCGTGCCCGAGGGAACGCCGATATTTCCCGGAGAGCCGATACTTACGGTGCGCGGCAACGTAATAGAGGCGCAGCTTCTCGAAACGATGATACTGCTTACGCTGAATCACCAGTCGCTTATCGCGACAAAGACGAACCGCATCGTGCGCGCGGCGCAGGGGCGCTCTGTCATGGAATTCGGCGCGCGGCGCGCTCAGGGCGCCGACGCCGCAAATTACGGCACGCGCGCGGCGTACATAGGCGGCGCAAGCTCAAGCTCGAATACGATAGTCGACCGCGAATACGGCGTGCCCGCCTCCGGCACGATGGCCCATTCGTGGGTGCAGCTTTTCGACTCGGAATACGAGGCCTTCTATGAATACGCAAGGCTTTATCCGTCAAGCTGCGTTCTGCTCGTCGATACGTACAACGTGCTCAAATCCGGCATACCTAACGCGATAAAAGTATTCAACGAAGTGATCGTGCCCTCCGGCAACAGGCCCGTGGGGATACGCCTTGACTCCGGCGATATCACGTATCTGTCGCGCCGCGCCCGTCAAATGCTCGACGAGGCGGGATTTCCCGACTGCAAGATAGTCGCTTCGAATTCTCTCGACGAATACGTTATCCGCGATATGCTATTGCAGGGCGCGCAGATAGACTCGTTCGGCGTGGGCGAGCGTCTTATAACGGCAAAGAGCGATCCCGTATTCGGCTGCGTTTACAAGCTCGTTGCCGCTGAGGACGAAAACGGCAATATCATACCTAAGATAAAGATATCGGAGAACGTGACGAAAATAACCACGCCTCATTTTAAAAAGCTCTACCGTCTTTTTGAGCGCGGTACCGACAAGGCCATCGCCGACGTTGTGGCCCTTCACGACGAAGTGATAGACGATACGAAGCCTTACGAGGTGTTCGACCCGGCGTTCACGTGGAAGCGTAAGAAGATAGAAAATTACTACGCAGTCGAGCTTATGACAAGGATCTACGACAAGGGCAGGCTCGTCTACGATATGCCCTCGCTTAAAGAGATCCAACAGAAATGCCGCTGCGAAGTCGATAAGCTGTGGGACGAGGTAAAGCGTTTTGAAAATCCGCACAATTATTACGTCGATCTCTCGCAGAAGCTTTGGGATATAAAGGACGCGCTCATCGCAAAGAACAAATTCGTGCTTTGA
- a CDS encoding ribosomal-processing cysteine protease Prp, whose protein sequence is MTTVKVFKTNGRFCGFSVADHSGYDEEGEDIVCSAVSSAVQFAANGITEVAGAEADVSVNEKTAEITLRTSPDNDGAQILLAAFALHMEILSEDYNENIKFCILEV, encoded by the coding sequence ATGACTACCGTTAAAGTATTTAAAACGAACGGCAGATTTTGCGGATTTTCGGTAGCCGATCACAGCGGCTACGACGAAGAAGGAGAAGATATAGTCTGCTCCGCAGTTTCGTCGGCAGTTCAGTTCGCGGCGAACGGCATAACGGAAGTAGCCGGAGCCGAAGCGGATGTATCGGTAAACGAAAAGACCGCAGAGATCACGCTCAGAACGTCTCCCGACAATGACGGCGCTCAGATATTGCTTGCTGCATTCGCGCTTCATATGGAGATACTAAGCGAAGATTACAATGAAAATATCAAATTCTGTATTTTGGAGGTGTAG
- the rplU gene encoding 50S ribosomal protein L21 gives MYAIIKTGGKQYKVQEGDTIFVEKLPVEEGGTVTFDEVLAVGTDDGLKVGAPVLDGATVEANVAKNGKAKKIIIFKYKSKKGYRRKQGHRQPYTKVEITKINA, from the coding sequence TTGTACGCTATAATCAAAACAGGCGGAAAACAGTACAAGGTGCAGGAAGGCGACACGATTTTTGTAGAAAAGCTTCCCGTTGAGGAAGGCGGTACCGTTACGTTTGACGAGGTGCTTGCAGTTGGGACCGACGACGGTCTGAAGGTCGGCGCTCCCGTGCTTGACGGCGCAACTGTTGAGGCCAATGTAGCCAAGAACGGTAAGGCTAAGAAAATTATCATCTTCAAGTACAAGTCTAAAAAGGGTTACAGACGCAAGCAGGGTCACAGACAGCCTTATACCAAGGTTGAGATAACCAAGATCAACGCGTAA
- a CDS encoding barstar family protein: protein MTTVIIDGSAVKSHEDIHTIFETSLKLPPWYGRNLDALYDCLTDMSESVTIQLKNLPALEAAMGARYPALLRMLYDASEENHRITIRETNEDKDDLKGEKFP, encoded by the coding sequence ATGACTACTGTAATTATCGACGGAAGCGCGGTTAAAAGCCACGAAGATATACATACTATATTCGAGACCTCGCTTAAACTTCCGCCATGGTACGGGCGAAATCTGGACGCGCTTTACGACTGTCTTACCGACATGTCGGAAAGCGTAACGATACAGCTTAAAAATCTGCCTGCGCTTGAAGCGGCGATGGGCGCGCGATATCCGGCGCTTCTTCGTATGCTTTACGACGCATCGGAAGAGAACCACAGAATAACCATACGGGAAACAAACGAGGATAAAGACGATCTAAAAGGAGAAAAATTTCCGTGA
- the obgE gene encoding GTPase ObgE, producing the protein MFIDVAKITIKGGDGGHGKVSFHREKYINAGGPDGGDGGQGGNVVFVVDRNMSTLMDFKYKRKYFAEDGQGGGQKKCFGKNGKDLVIKVPEGTLIKDAETGKLIWDMSSSDEPFIAAKGGRGGWGNTHFATPTRQTPRFAKAGLPGQRRDVILELKLIADVGLLGFPNVGKSTFLSVVSAARPEIANYHFTTLTPNLGVVRISDELSFVMADIPGLIEGASEGVGLGHDFLRHVDRCRLLIHIVDVSGSEGRDPIEDFETINRELKNYSAELSERPQIVVGNKVDIITDDALLKKFESYVRKLGYEFYTMSAATASGTREVINAAAERLSKIPKPERFEPDYFEPEKPIAEDPNDITITREGDAYVVEGDWLYVLLNSVNMDDYESMAYFQRTLRRTGVIDKLTEAGVKDGDTVIMYNLEFDFME; encoded by the coding sequence ATGTTTATAGACGTCGCAAAAATAACGATAAAAGGCGGCGACGGCGGCCACGGCAAGGTGTCGTTCCACCGCGAAAAATATATAAACGCGGGAGGCCCTGACGGCGGCGACGGAGGGCAAGGCGGCAACGTGGTATTCGTTGTGGACCGAAATATGTCTACGCTTATGGACTTTAAATATAAGCGCAAATATTTTGCCGAGGACGGCCAGGGCGGCGGACAGAAGAAGTGCTTCGGAAAGAACGGGAAGGACCTTGTTATCAAGGTGCCGGAAGGCACGCTCATAAAAGACGCCGAAACGGGCAAGCTCATATGGGACATGTCGTCGTCTGACGAGCCGTTCATCGCGGCCAAGGGCGGACGCGGCGGCTGGGGCAATACGCATTTTGCCACGCCTACGCGCCAGACTCCGCGCTTTGCAAAGGCGGGACTGCCGGGTCAGAGGCGCGACGTTATATTGGAGTTAAAGCTCATTGCCGATGTGGGATTACTGGGCTTTCCCAACGTGGGGAAATCGACTTTCCTTTCGGTGGTATCGGCAGCGCGCCCCGAGATAGCCAATTATCACTTTACAACGCTTACGCCGAATCTCGGCGTAGTGCGCATATCGGACGAGCTTTCGTTCGTTATGGCGGACATACCGGGACTTATCGAGGGCGCAAGCGAAGGCGTGGGACTGGGACACGACTTTTTAAGGCACGTTGACCGCTGCCGCCTTCTTATCCATATAGTGGACGTGTCGGGCAGCGAGGGACGCGACCCGATAGAGGACTTTGAAACGATAAACAGAGAGCTTAAAAATTACAGCGCCGAGCTTTCAGAGAGGCCGCAGATCGTCGTAGGCAACAAGGTTGACATAATCACAGACGATGCGCTCCTTAAAAAGTTTGAAAGCTATGTGCGAAAGCTCGGATACGAGTTTTATACCATGTCGGCGGCAACGGCGTCCGGCACGCGCGAGGTGATAAACGCCGCGGCTGAGAGGCTGTCGAAAATACCGAAGCCCGAACGCTTTGAGCCCGATTACTTCGAGCCCGAAAAGCCGATAGCCGAGGACCCGAACGACATTACGATAACGCGCGAGGGAGACGCTTACGTCGTCGAGGGCGACTGGCTTTACGTGCTTCTTAATTCCGTCAACATGGACGACTACGAGAGCATGGCGTATTTCCAGCGCACGCTGAGACGCACGGGAGTTATCGACAAGCTCACCGAGGCCGGCGTTAAGGACGGCGACACCGTCATCATGTACAATTTAGAGTTCGACTTTATGGAGTAA
- the rpmI gene encoding 50S ribosomal protein L35 has translation MAKIKTHSGAKKRFSLTKGGKVKRSQAYRRHILTKKSTKRKRALRKGIYASDANAPTIKKLIPYA, from the coding sequence ATGGCTAAAATAAAGACGCACAGCGGTGCAAAAAAGAGATTTTCCCTTACTAAGGGCGGAAAAGTAAAGCGTTCGCAGGCATATAGAAGACATATTCTTACGAAGAAGTCTACCAAGAGAAAGAGAGCATTAAGAAAGGGCATATACGCATCCGACGCTAATGCACCCACCATCAAGAAGCTTATCCCTTATGCATAA
- a CDS encoding YegP family protein, whose product MGKFVIKTTKTGIKFDLKAGNGEVIATSEVYKSLNSCKKGIASVQKNAPKAAVEDQTVEGFAKEKHPKFEIYKDKAGEFRFRLKATNGQIIAVSEGYKAMKSCVNGIDSVKKNAADAKVETAKEEEKAAPKKAAKAKKK is encoded by the coding sequence ATGGGCAAATTTGTTATTAAAACAACTAAAACCGGCATCAAGTTCGACCTTAAGGCGGGAAACGGAGAAGTGATCGCAACTTCCGAGGTATATAAAAGCCTCAATTCCTGCAAAAAGGGCATAGCCAGCGTTCAGAAAAACGCTCCGAAAGCTGCGGTAGAGGATCAGACCGTTGAAGGCTTTGCCAAGGAAAAGCACCCCAAATTTGAGATATACAAAGACAAAGCAGGCGAGTTCAGATTCCGTTTAAAGGCTACCAACGGCCAGATAATCGCCGTAAGCGAGGGCTACAAGGCGATGAAGAGCTGTGTAAACGGCATAGACTCCGTTAAGAAGAACGCAGCCGACGCCAAGGTGGAGACGGCAAAGGAAGAGGAAAAGGCGGCTCCGAAGAAAGCGGCTAAGGCTAAGAAGAAATAA
- the infC gene encoding translation initiation factor IF-3 gives MINDEITDKEIRLIDADGSQLGIMDIKKAMDIAEEKNLDLVKIAPQANPPVCRIMDYGKYRFELSKKEKEQRKNQKVTEVKEIRLSLMIDVHDFNTKVKHALKFIQNGDKVKVSVRFRGREMQHQSQGVELLDRFAEAMSEVASVDKKPKLEGRSMVMFLTAK, from the coding sequence ATGATCAACGATGAGATAACCGATAAGGAGATACGTCTTATCGACGCTGACGGAAGTCAGCTTGGCATAATGGACATAAAAAAGGCCATGGACATCGCTGAAGAAAAAAATCTTGACCTTGTAAAAATCGCCCCGCAGGCCAATCCGCCTGTTTGTCGTATCATGGATTACGGCAAGTATCGTTTTGAGCTTTCCAAAAAGGAAAAGGAACAGCGCAAAAACCAGAAGGTGACGGAGGTAAAGGAGATACGCCTGTCGCTCATGATAGACGTGCATGATTTTAATACAAAGGTAAAGCATGCGCTTAAATTTATTCAGAACGGCGACAAGGTGAAGGTGTCCGTGAGATTTCGCGGGCGTGAGATGCAGCATCAGAGCCAGGGCGTCGAGCTTTTAGACCGTTTTGCAGAGGCTATGAGCGAAGTCGCTTCGGTCGATAAAAAGCCCAAGCTGGAAGGTCGCAGTATGGTCATGTTTTTGACGGCTAAATAA
- a CDS encoding RNA methyltransferase, producing MEIITSRKNPYIKELYAVKKAGKKSELCLIEGYKLISEAIKSGVEIKALLISDAYGGKMPDMGESGVRTITVNDSIIGLLSQTSAPQGITALIKKRVFKEIRSTGEEDGVYILLDEVSDPGNVGTVIRTAEAFGVRGVVLCGACADVYNDKTLRATMGSAFRQPVFYEPNAVSAVKKLKSMGARVYAAALEKDAKRLGGFEPSKLSAFVIGNEARGVSLEALNECDDAVIIPMSGETESLNAAVSAGVIMWETAGRRA from the coding sequence ATGGAAATTATAACAAGCAGAAAAAACCCTTATATAAAGGAGCTTTACGCCGTTAAAAAAGCGGGAAAAAAGAGCGAGCTCTGTCTTATCGAGGGATATAAGCTGATATCCGAGGCGATAAAGAGCGGCGTTGAGATAAAGGCGCTGCTTATATCCGACGCTTACGGCGGTAAAATGCCCGATATGGGCGAAAGCGGCGTTCGCACGATAACGGTGAACGATTCGATAATAGGGCTGCTTTCACAAACGTCCGCGCCGCAGGGGATAACGGCGCTAATTAAGAAAAGAGTTTTTAAAGAAATAAGAAGCACCGGCGAAGAAGACGGCGTTTATATATTGCTCGACGAGGTGTCCGACCCCGGGAACGTTGGAACGGTGATACGCACGGCGGAGGCCTTCGGAGTACGCGGCGTAGTGCTTTGCGGAGCGTGCGCCGACGTATATAACGACAAGACGCTTCGCGCCACTATGGGCAGCGCGTTCAGACAGCCGGTATTTTACGAGCCAAACGCCGTATCCGCCGTAAAAAAGCTTAAAAGCATGGGAGCGCGCGTATACGCGGCCGCGCTTGAAAAAGACGCAAAAAGGCTGGGAGGATTTGAACCTTCGAAGCTTTCGGCTTTTGTTATCGGAAACGAGGCGAGAGGCGTATCTTTGGAGGCTTTAAATGAATGCGACGACGCCGTTATCATACCGATGAGCGGAGAAACGGAATCTTTGAACGCCGCCGTTTCGGCAGGCGTTATCATGTGGGAAACGGCAGGGCGCCGTGCATAA
- the dprA gene encoding DNA-processing protein DprA: MDKLIYHLWLTLLLGVKNIDLDLLINAFGSAEEVYRKTKGELVSVGGLKQDTIERILSNKSLDEAKRELERCHKAGVGVIPSYSEKFPVRLLNIYCPPHILYVKGDLGNIDEELCISVVGTRSCSEYGIAAAEYFGSELAKTGVTVISGGARGIDTAALKGAYESYGRTIAVMGCGADIVYPTENKRFFGAISKNGAVISEYPMGTPPAKMNFPTRNRIISGLSQGVLIVEAPRTSGALITARHALEQGRDVFVVPGRITSKFCEGSNALIKEGAYLVTEAYDIVSQYRYFIPVMRENLTRRISEYKSDPDEKPAPKTEVRVSKEEVKKAVLEDGKKQNNIDLDKYEESERDVLSMLCESDMTLDEMLSRSEASSSQLAAALIKLEMEGIILKKLDKRYSII; this comes from the coding sequence ATGGACAAGCTTATATATCATTTGTGGCTTACTCTTCTTTTGGGAGTTAAAAACATCGACCTCGACCTGCTTATAAACGCTTTCGGCAGCGCAGAGGAGGTCTACCGCAAAACAAAGGGCGAGCTCGTATCTGTGGGCGGTCTTAAACAGGATACGATAGAGCGCATTTTAAGCAATAAAAGCCTTGACGAGGCAAAAAGGGAGCTTGAAAGATGCCATAAAGCGGGAGTAGGCGTCATACCGAGCTATTCGGAAAAATTTCCCGTGCGTCTTTTAAATATTTACTGTCCGCCGCACATATTATATGTGAAAGGCGACCTTGGAAATATAGACGAGGAGCTTTGCATTTCCGTGGTAGGTACAAGGAGCTGTTCCGAATACGGAATTGCCGCCGCCGAATATTTCGGGAGTGAACTGGCAAAAACGGGCGTTACCGTGATCTCCGGCGGAGCGCGCGGCATAGATACCGCCGCGCTGAAGGGAGCATATGAGTCGTACGGCCGCACGATAGCCGTTATGGGCTGCGGAGCAGACATAGTATATCCGACCGAGAACAAAAGGTTCTTTGGGGCCATATCAAAAAACGGCGCCGTAATATCCGAGTATCCGATGGGCACGCCGCCTGCGAAAATGAATTTTCCCACAAGGAACAGAATAATAAGCGGACTGTCGCAGGGCGTACTGATAGTTGAAGCGCCCCGGACGAGCGGAGCGCTGATAACGGCAAGGCATGCGCTTGAGCAGGGACGCGACGTTTTCGTCGTGCCGGGCAGGATAACTAGCAAATTCTGCGAGGGGTCGAACGCGCTTATAAAGGAGGGCGCGTATCTTGTTACGGAGGCTTACGATATCGTAAGCCAGTACAGATACTTCATACCGGTGATGCGCGAAAACCTTACAAGGCGTATTTCGGAATATAAAAGCGATCCCGATGAAAAGCCCGCGCCGAAAACGGAGGTGCGCGTTTCCAAGGAAGAGGTAAAAAAGGCCGTATTGGAAGACGGTAAAAAACAAAACAATATTGATTTGGATAAATACGAGGAATCGGAAAGAGACGTGCTTTCCATGCTTTGTGAAAGCGATATGACGCTTGACGAAATGCTTTCAAGGTCAGAAGCCTCATCGTCGCAGCTTGCTGCGGCGCTCATCAAACTGGAAATGGAAGGAATAATATTAAAAAAACTAGACAAACGGTATTCTATTATTTAA
- a CDS encoding CTP synthase, with product MPVKYVFVTGGVVSGLGKGITAASLGRLLKARGYKVRNQKFDPYLNVDPATMSPYQHGEVFVTDDGAEGDLDIGHYERFIDENLNVDSDITTGKIYKSVILKERHGDYGGRTVQVIPHITNEIKECVHRVARETDADFVITEIGGTVGDIEGLPFLEAIRQIMKDVGRSNCMYIHVALVPYISGSGELKTKPTQHSAKKLLSLGIQPDVIVCRCESEMPKDVREKIALFCNIEPDCVILNPTADTLYEVPLLLEKEGLAQVVLKRLNLPQTKPDLAEWSAMVEKIKTAKKCVKVAIAGKYNELHDACLSVAEALFHGGIANGVSVDIEWVPSEGLNYENAKEKFAGCQGIVVPGAIGDGGIEGKLAALRFARENDVPLFALGEGMQLAVIEFARNVAGIPDANSVEFDPDTKSPLYIKGEGMRLGLYSCLLSPGTKAHEAYFSGRIQERHRHLYELDFVYKEKLEKAGMVFSGLAPDGKYADIAELPDKRWYVATQFHPEFKSRPNRPHPLFKSFIKVCAE from the coding sequence ATGCCTGTAAAGTACGTATTCGTAACGGGAGGAGTCGTTTCGGGACTCGGAAAGGGAATAACGGCCGCGTCTTTGGGACGCCTATTAAAGGCGCGCGGATATAAGGTGAGAAATCAGAAGTTCGACCCGTATCTTAATGTCGATCCGGCAACGATGAGCCCGTATCAGCACGGAGAGGTATTCGTGACGGACGACGGCGCGGAGGGCGACCTCGACATAGGTCACTACGAGCGCTTTATCGACGAGAATCTGAACGTCGATTCCGATATAACTACGGGAAAGATATATAAGAGCGTTATATTGAAGGAGCGCCACGGCGACTACGGCGGACGCACCGTTCAGGTAATACCTCATATAACGAACGAGATAAAGGAATGCGTACACCGCGTGGCGAGAGAGACGGACGCCGACTTCGTAATAACGGAGATAGGCGGCACTGTCGGCGACATCGAGGGCCTGCCCTTTTTAGAGGCGATACGCCAGATAATGAAGGACGTGGGACGCTCAAACTGTATGTATATCCACGTTGCGCTCGTGCCGTATATTTCCGGCTCGGGCGAGCTTAAAACGAAGCCGACGCAGCACAGCGCGAAGAAGTTATTAAGCCTCGGCATCCAGCCCGACGTTATCGTATGCCGCTGCGAAAGCGAGATGCCAAAGGACGTAAGGGAGAAGATAGCGCTATTTTGCAATATAGAGCCCGACTGCGTGATACTTAACCCCACGGCGGACACGCTTTACGAGGTGCCGCTCCTTTTGGAGAAGGAGGGACTTGCCCAAGTAGTTTTAAAGCGTTTAAACCTCCCCCAAACAAAGCCGGACCTTGCGGAATGGAGCGCCATGGTCGAGAAGATAAAAACGGCGAAAAAGTGCGTTAAGGTGGCGATAGCGGGCAAGTATAACGAGCTTCACGACGCCTGCCTAAGCGTTGCCGAGGCGCTTTTCCACGGAGGCATTGCAAACGGCGTGAGCGTCGATATCGAGTGGGTGCCTTCGGAGGGGCTTAATTACGAGAACGCAAAAGAAAAGTTCGCAGGCTGCCAGGGTATAGTAGTTCCCGGAGCGATAGGCGACGGAGGTATCGAAGGAAAGCTTGCGGCGCTTAGGTTTGCAAGAGAGAACGACGTGCCGCTTTTCGCATTGGGCGAGGGCATGCAGCTTGCCGTTATAGAATTCGCAAGAAATGTTGCCGGAATACCCGATGCAAATTCAGTAGAATTTGACCCCGATACGAAGTCGCCGCTTTACATAAAGGGCGAGGGCATGAGGCTTGGGCTTTATTCGTGCCTGCTCAGCCCCGGCACTAAGGCGCACGAGGCGTATTTCTCCGGCCGCATACAGGAAAGACACCGCCATCTTTATGAGCTTGATTTTGTGTATAAAGAAAAGCTTGAAAAGGCCGGAATGGTATTCTCGGGCCTTGCCCCCGACGGCAAGTACGCCGACATAGCCGAGCTTCCCGATAAGCGCTGGTACGTTGCAACACAGTTCCATCCGGAGTTCAAGTCGCGCCCGAACAGACCGCATCCGCTCTTTAAGAGCTTCATAAAGGTCTGCGCGGAATAA
- the rpmA gene encoding 50S ribosomal protein L27, translating into MLKISLQFFAHKKGVGSTKNGRDSESKRLGAKRADGQFVLAGNILVRQRGTKIHPGTNVGKGSDDTLFALIDGKVKFERMGKDRKKVSVYAIEQ; encoded by the coding sequence ATGTTAAAGATAAGCTTACAGTTTTTTGCACATAAAAAGGGCGTTGGCTCCACGAAGAACGGCCGCGACAGCGAGTCCAAGCGTCTCGGCGCAAAGCGTGCAGACGGTCAGTTCGTGCTTGCAGGCAACATCCTCGTTCGTCAGAGAGGTACGAAGATCCATCCCGGAACCAATGTAGGAAAGGGCAGCGACGATACGCTTTTCGCTCTTATAGACGGCAAGGTAAAGTTCGAGAGAATGGGTAAAGACAGAAAGAAAGTATCCGTTTACGCGATCGAGCAGTAA
- a CDS encoding ribonuclease — MFAGCGASDSGSDERGAYDDPYEEEQYDDSYDDTYDEQYDDSYDEPYDERYDEPYAQPEEQMEPLIDENGSYTHAEDVALYIHTYGRLPSNFITKKEARALGWSGGRLEKYATGMCIGGDRFGNYEGLLPDKKGRTYTECDIDTLGAKSRGAKRIVFSNDGLIYYTEDHYESFTLLYGEE; from the coding sequence ATGTTCGCCGGATGCGGCGCTTCCGACAGCGGCTCGGACGAAAGAGGAGCGTACGACGACCCATACGAGGAAGAGCAATACGACGACTCGTATGACGACACTTATGATGAGCAGTACGACGACTCGTATGACGAGCCGTATGACGAACGATACGACGAACCGTACGCACAGCCCGAGGAGCAAATGGAGCCGCTTATAGACGAAAACGGAAGCTACACCCATGCAGAGGACGTGGCGCTGTATATCCACACCTACGGCCGTCTGCCCTCGAACTTCATCACGAAAAAAGAAGCGCGCGCTCTCGGCTGGTCCGGAGGCCGACTTGAAAAATATGCCACCGGAATGTGCATAGGCGGCGACAGGTTCGGAAATTACGAGGGGCTTTTGCCGGATAAGAAAGGGCGGACGTATACGGAATGTGACATTGATACGCTGGGCGCAAAATCACGCGGCGCAAAACGCATCGTTTTCTCAAACGACGGCCTTATATATTACACCGAAGACCATTACGAAAGCTTTACGCTGCTTTACGGGGAGGAATAG
- the rplT gene encoding 50S ribosomal protein L20: MARVKGGLSTKKRRKRVLKLAKGYRGAKSKLYRTANEAVMKSLTYAYIGRKQKKRDFRRLWITRISAACKMNDINYSRFMNGLKKAGIDINRKMLSEIAISDAAAFTALVEKAKAAL, translated from the coding sequence ATGGCAAGAGTAAAGGGTGGCTTAAGCACCAAAAAGAGAAGAAAGAGAGTATTAAAGCTTGCGAAGGGTTACAGAGGAGCGAAAAGCAAGCTCTATCGTACCGCCAACGAAGCGGTAATGAAGTCGCTTACTTATGCATATATAGGCAGAAAACAGAAAAAGAGAGATTTTAGACGTCTTTGGATAACGAGAATTTCGGCAGCCTGCAAGATGAACGACATAAATTATTCGAGATTTATGAACGGCCTTAAGAAGGCGGGCATCGACATCAACAGAAAGATGCTTTCCGAGATCGCCATTTCCGACGCTGCGGCTTTCACGGCGCTCGTTGAGAAGGCAAAGGCGGCTCTTTAA